Proteins encoded together in one Amblyomma americanum isolate KBUSLIRL-KWMA chromosome 1, ASM5285725v1, whole genome shotgun sequence window:
- the LOC144115974 gene encoding uncharacterized protein LOC144115974 — translation MTDSVAPSHDEVEGDFNPQVSAGGDGGQATTSDVSNPTTLTPTSVNPSDDALLFLLSGYIKPVNRFLCTIFKGINDVYDALEEFEPEDLTLVLKDCEELRASMREECLGWGAIRDQIQQEVAKVFDAIRGQVHIMSGEDLFEDPVGKKIDGLMNMGKHILRERIRDSVPVQWHLDRWSELKARAVATGTAADYYSGIRTTFFGYFIVPGLLLEKTASKLMLRFSFYVRKGDFDDFLQWPIEKEFTLSILHPTDKEKVRRLVVDTRMGLTERYARPGNETREPVSSTKSLKANYIDANGFVEGDKLLLQFEVK, via the coding sequence ATGACCGACAGTGTTGCGCCCTCGCATGACGAAGTAGAAGGTGACTTCAACCCGCAAGTCAGCGCGGGGGGCGATGGCGGGCAAGCTACAACCTCAGACGTCTCGAACCCAACCACACTAACTCCCACTTCCGTCAATCCTAGCGACGATGCATtgttgttcctgctttctggttACATAAAACCCGTCAATCGGTTCCTGTGCACTATTTTCAAAGGAATCAACGACGTATACGATGCACTCGAAGAATTCGAGCCGGAAGACCTGACCTTAGTCTTAAAGGATTGCGAAGAGCTTCGGGCATCCATGAGAGAAGAGTGCCTGGGATGGGGTGCCATTAGGGACCAAATCCAACAAGAAGTTGCAAAGGTGTTTGACGCTATTCGAGGACAGGTACACATTATGTCCGGCGAAGATCTATTTGAGGATCCCGTAGGGAAGAAAATTGATGGCCTGATGAACATGGGCAAGCACATTTTGCGCGAGCGCATCAGGGACTCGGTTCCCGTGCAGTGGCACCTTGACAGATGGTCCGAGCTCAAGGCCAGGGCTGTTGCTACGGGCACGGCGGCAGACTACTACTCTGGCATCCGCACCACCTTTTTCGGCTACTTCATTGTCCCCGGTCTGCTTCTGGAAAAAACAGCCAGCAAACTAATGCTTCGGTTCTCCTTCTACGTGCGCAAGGGAGACTTCGATGATTTCCTCCAATGGCCGATCGAGAAGGAGTTCACGCTTAGCATCCTTCACCCCACGGACAAAGAAAAAGTGCGCCGCCTGGTAGTAGACACGAGGATGGGTCTAACAGAGCGATACGCGAGACCAGGCAACGAAACCAGAGAGCCCGTCTCGAGCACCAAGAGCCTCAAGGCGAACTACATTGACGCGAACGGGTTTGTCGAAGGCGACAAGCTCTTGCTGCAGTTTGAAGTGAAGTAA